The nucleotide sequence CGGCTGCGCGCACCGACGACCTGGCCGACACCCTCGACTACGGCGCGCTGGCCCAGCAGGCAGCGAGCGTGGTGGCCGGGCCCAGCCGCGACCTCATCGAGACGGTCGCCCACGAGATCGCCGAGGCGGTGCTGGCCGGCGACCCGCGGGTGCGCGGGGTGCAGGTGCGCCTGCACAAGCCGTCGGCGCCCATCCCGCTGACGTTCGCCGACGTGGCTGTGGTGGTGCACCGCACCCGCGGGCCGGTGCAGCCGTGAGCACCGCGGTGCTGTCCATCGGCTCCAACCTCGGCGACCGGCTCGCTCACCTGCAGCTGGTGCTGGACGAGCTCGGCCCCGCCGTCACCGCCTGTTCCTCGGTGTACGTCACCGCTCCGTGGGGCGGGGTGGAGCAGGTGGACTTCCTCAACGCCGTGCTGCTGGTCTCCGACGCCGGCACCGACTGCTGGGGCTGGCTCCGGCGGGGCCAGCAGCTGGAGGCCCGCGCACACCGCGAGCGGGTGCAGCACTGGGGCCCGCGCAGCCTGGACGTCGACGTGCTGGACTGCGACGGGTTGCACAGCGACGACCCCCGGCTGCTGCTGCCCCACCCACGTGCCCACGAGCGGGCCTTCGTGCTGCTGCCCTGGCTGGAGGTCGACCCTGCCGCGGTGCTCACCGGCCGTGGCCCGGTCGCCGACCTGCTGGCCGCCCTGCCCGCCGGCGAGCGCGCCGGGGTGCACCGCAGCGACGACCAGCGGCTGGTGCGAGCGTGAGGTTCACCCGCTGGCAAGACCTGTTGACCATCCTGGTGGTGGCCGCGCTGGCGAGCTGGCTGCTGGTGCGCACCAGCTACGGCTCCATCCCCCCGCTGCCCCGCTTC is from Rhodococcus sp. X156 and encodes:
- the folK gene encoding 2-amino-4-hydroxy-6-hydroxymethyldihydropteridine diphosphokinase; amino-acid sequence: MSTAVLSIGSNLGDRLAHLQLVLDELGPAVTACSSVYVTAPWGGVEQVDFLNAVLLVSDAGTDCWGWLRRGQQLEARAHRERVQHWGPRSLDVDVLDCDGLHSDDPRLLLPHPRAHERAFVLLPWLEVDPAAVLTGRGPVADLLAALPAGERAGVHRSDDQRLVRA
- the folB gene encoding dihydroneopterin aldolase encodes the protein MSAPGADGDRIELTGLRVRGNHGVFAHEKRDGQDFLVDLTVWADLAPAARTDDLADTLDYGALAQQAASVVAGPSRDLIETVAHEIAEAVLAGDPRVRGVQVRLHKPSAPIPLTFADVAVVVHRTRGPVQP